The DNA region TATCCTTTTATTGTCTCATTTTATTCTGCCCTTGTCttaatgtgttgtatttttattttattttgtaaagcactttgagctgcacgtcttgtatgaaaagtgctctataaataaagttattatcattattactattatcattttACTGACCGTTTGTCCCAGAGAAGTCACGCAGCAGAGCTTCTTTTTGAGATGTTCAGGTAGAAAACAAAGCAGTTTCCCTAGCAAGGGATAGATTGTGCCTGGTGTCACATCTTCTTCTTTCATAGggcctaaaaagaaaaaaaaagaagatatatttaaacattttaaagttaagaCTAAAATTGATAAATTATAGAGAACATGTGAGAAGTCGCCCACCTGTGAGGAAGCTGATGATCAGGCCTATGAGAATGACTGTGAAGCAGCTGAATGCGCTGTACCACATGTAGGACAGTGAATAAAATCTCTTCAGTCCAGACGGTCGGCTGAAGAACACAGAGAGATGATTAACTGGTGAAATGaccacagtaaaaacaaaaaaacatgctgtttgTGTACCTCAGGGTGATGTTGCTGAGTACAGTGTGAATGGCAGCAGTCGTGTTGTCTGACAGCAGGACGGCGCTGCACTTGGGCGGCAGTGGTCTCGTGCCGGATCTACGAGTGACGATGCTCCCGATGCCGACCCAGAAAGCCAAACTTAGACCGGTTCCCAGACCTGCCAACGCTCCCTGGTAACAACAGGACAACTTAACACAGATACAGGTAGGATGATGATTGATTTTAACCATCTAACAAAATGAAGTTTCAGAGGTTTATATTGTCACAATGACCGCCTTAATCACAACATCCTGCTATGAGGGTCAGCAGCTGTTACATTCTGCCACTCTTTCAGTAGACAAAGAGCAGCACGATGTCAGATAAAACACAGCTTGACTGATTTTAGGATATTTAAGGAATAAAAGGACAATTTATTAAGGGAATGATTCTTATTGGATTACTTTTTCTAATGAAACTACAACTACCGCCAACCAGAAAAGTTGCAGTTTTCATCCATGTCTGTCcgaaatgtcatcacttcatcattttatcctattagacattcgTGTGAAATTGTCGTAATTAACATATGAATTcatgagttatggccaaaatcgTGCGTTTTTCTTGTGTTAATACGTGAGATATTGTGTTTACGAGAATGGGACGGGCGCAAGGATAaatcaaaaacataatgcctccggccactgCTATCGCCGGCACGGACGCATAAAGACTGTAAGGAGTGGTCTCCAATGTGGGGGTCGGGATCCCACACAAGGtccaaaataaatctgagggtGTTTTAAACCATGATAATTTTGATCAAAATAAGCAGCTACACTGTGTATTGTCTCATGACTGACTACACGACAGATCTCAATGATCAGGTTCAACTTACAGCAGAGTTGGCCCACGGGAAGAACATCCCGAGACAAAACACACCAAGAATAGGACCACCGATCATCCCGAAGATCTTCAAAGCCACCTGGAGTTCAATCACAGTAACAGTTAGAGCATATTTAGTGAGAAATGTTTGTTATAATTTGATCATACACCTGTGAGCGTACCAGTAGAACTGAATCATCCATGAGGTGAGTGAGATAGGCCATGGCCAGACACAGCAGCCCGTAGGACATAGCTTATAGAGGAGACACAAGGTGAAACTTTAGATTAAATGCGTCATTATGATGCAGCTCTGTATCGTGCACTGATGAGCGTCAGAGAGCGAACCTAAAGCTTTGGACAGCAGGGTTGCTCTGGCCTCCGTCATGGCGGGGAAATGTGGTTTGATGAGGTCTTCCATTGTCACAGTGGCCAAAGAGTTAAAAGCAGAAGAGATGGTGCTGCACAGGAAGAGcaaaacatatactgtacattactgCCATCTTtataatacaatgaaatgtactgTTAATTATTCATCTTCTGAACTCATTCTAAATCCAAATACTAAATCATCACAGCATTTGAGTTAATGTCAAAGACGAGAAAATAAATGAtgcattatattttaatgtaaCTGTATTAATAAGGTTTTTTACACCCGTAGTAACAGAGGGGATGATTTGAATAAAAACCTTCTCATAAGCTTCAAATATGGATGCattgcacattttctttttcaggatAACCAGGACTGAAACATTTGATGTGAATAACTGCATTCAAGATTAATAATGGATTATACGCTCAGTTGTAGACAACAGACCTGCAATAAATCCCatcttcatgaaggttataatgttcagtctTTAATCAAATCTTtttcagagaggtgttgattcaacagtgtgatcattttggaggatgtcGTCTGTGcagctgttgtattagactgcattggTTTTAGCACGGTGTATACACAAGTAGAATCTATTAGAAATCGGAATTTGTAATGAACAGTAATTAGTCAAATCTAGGAGGTTTTTGGCACAGAACAGCCTCATAACTATATATTTTCCAGTTATGTTAATTTATAATTGCAACAACAAACATTTAGTCAAGGTAGGGCTGGACAATATGGCCTAAAAttaaaatctcagatttgttcaCATCACATCTGATTTACGATTTTTAACTTTCACCAAACTTCACTTTttcaaaaatagataaaagatGCCTCTTGAAAGAAATTTATTGTGTCCctgaagaaaaaacactttcgTACACAAGATTAAACATATGTTATTGTGCATGTTACAACGTCAAATTTTACAGCGGAAGATGTTTGCTCGAGGTTGCTGAGGAGAAAATGCTCCTCATTTTTATTAGCGCATGCTGCCGTGTTGATATTTTATCCGTGTCTGAAGAGAACTCGCGCGTTTACTATGAACTATGGGAGCTCAGGGAAGCGGCGGCAGTTCCGTACCGTAATTACAcatgttaaagtgaaaatagattttcatttttaaacattgttttaaacCATGAATTCTAATTAAGTGATCAAATCTATTTATCGCCCAGCTCTAAGTCAAGGCAATTGACTCACTGACCTCTATGGCTTCATCTTGATCACCTGAATAGTTGCCGGTGTTATTGAACTCTATACAGCCTCTTCCGCAGTTATGGTGAAAGGGATACACTTTGATGCGCACATGTTGTTTGTATGACCATAACAACATCTAAGAAGTGTGAGAGCTGATTTTACTCAGAAGGGTCAGAGCTATTGATCGCTATCTGTTCATGTGCAAGCCTCACTTGTGGATGCCAGCGTTCTGCTGGGACTGACAGGGTTAATGTcaggtttaattaaaaaaacaaaaaatagacaGACAATGTAGAAAGTCCTGTACCAACCTGAGAGCTGCACTGAACAAACACGCAACAAACAGTCCAGGTAGTCCAGGAAGACCTTGCAGCATATCCATCACAAAGTATATCACCATCTGTGGAAAAcacattgtaaaataaaaaaccttAAACAGTTTGTTTTGCTAAACTTTATTCAGAAAGGAAATGCAAATCTGACAACGTACTGTCTCGACAGCACATTTACATAATGATCCTAATATGTTAGAAGGACTTcctataaaatatgtaaatactcATGCTGCAGTAGTGTTGCTGTTGAATCTATGAGCCCTGGAGGGTTTTTACATAACTCTGCATGAACTTAACTTTCATCCTTCGCACTAATCTCTGGAGATCAAGGAAGCAgaaaaagcaggaaaagaaaaaatcataTCCCCGGTTCCCAAAACATGAAGCAGACGATATCGGTCGATGACACACTGAAACTCACCGCATCCCTTGAAGTGGTGCCCAGCTTCTCAGAGTGATCCTCTCCACAGTAACGTGCGAACATGACCAGTCCCATCACACAGCTGAGAGCCAGAGACAACTGCAGGGAGGGAAAAACCATGTAGCAAGACCTGCAGAGACGGAGGAAGGAGCGCAGTAAAAGTGGTCATTTCTTACGTCATCTTTGtgacttttcttctttttttttggctaaACACTCACTACCGTGTTGGTTTGCATTGAACTTCCCAGAGATCACTTGTCAATTAACATAATATAAAGGACTACCTTTCATTCTAATTTACTATTCTATTCTGAGAGCTAGCACAAGTATTAAAAGACTATTTTCTTTCACATGTGAATGTATTTTCAGTCAAAGTTCAACACGTTGGcataaaagtgaaaacaaaactgtgaaaATCTACGGTGTGTGTACCTGACCGCCTCTTTCTCAGTGCGGGCGCTGAGATATCTTTGGACCTGAGCCTGGTTCACTCCGTACAGCGACAGCATGAGGAAGACGCCGCCAACCGCCAGAGTCCAGAaggtgtgtctctctgtaggatCTGGGTTTAGGCTGAACACCGGAGAGAAAATACAGACAATAATTTAATACTTTAGAACAAACATACGCTGAAACAGATTTACCAATGTGTAATAAATAACATGCGTGTACAGGAATTTATCTCCACATTTATGCAAAGAAACAAGTGGACTGTAGAGAAATTAGCTGCTGTTGTATCTGGAGTGTTTGCAATAAAAACCTGCAGCCACTTGGTTGTTGATGTACTATTACTGTATGTCCTTGAACTGAAAAGATCTGTTTTACAAGTTGAGCATAACTCAAATGAATGAATTTGTCACATGCATTTCTCAATACTACATTAAAATTCAGTCAAGTTTGAATTTTAATACTTTCTGTCCTAGAGGTTTCCATACGTAACCTAACGGACTATAATCTACATgaaaccaaaagaaaaacagcttttCTGTGAAATCAGTCAATTATTGATATTGGCTGATTTCCACTTAAAGAATTAAATAAACCACGATGAATTTGTGCACAGATTTCTTCGTCCATTCCCGATGCTGCATAACTGCAAACTACAGTATGGACTCACTCGAGAGCAGAGATGCGGTTTCCTTCCTGGACTTTCCTCCAGACTTCAGACACTCCTCCCGTCCGCTGAACTCCCACCACGATGACAGCCAGCTGCCCCGCAAACATAACAACCGTCTGGAAGACGTCTGTCCAGATGACGGCCTTCAAACCACCCTGTCAGGAGCAGACGAGACACATGGGAAATAAATTAATTCTTTATTCAAATACCTGATATCTGTCTCGGTAATCCTTCATATTAATCCATGATATCTCTAAAATATAGACTCTTCTACAAGTGATTCATGAGCCTTTTTGGTAAGATTGCCACTTTTCTCAGATGAATTATACAACATCTTTttggagagagagataaagtcACTCCTGGGCTGCCAAGAGAGACATGACACCTCACAAGCTAGGCCTGTTACGATAACAAAACACCAAAAAGGAAGAGTTGGAAACATTCAAATGTTGGAAAGTCAtgttatactgcatgaaaatgACCTTGAACAACTCACTATTGTTGTGTACAATGTGCACACTAGTCCAGTGGCCAGCACCGTGCCCCATAATTCAAATCCAGTAACtgaaagaaaacaggaaaacattGAACCACAGGTGTCATCTATTCAAAACGAGTCAGAGTGAAACACATGAACTTTTCTTACCTGCATTCAGTGCAAAGGCAGGAGTATAAATACAAACACCCATATAGACAACCTGTAGCAGAGTAAAggacaaatttacatttacattgcatttacatttgtgtTCAATGTGGCCACAATGCATCCCTGTCAAACACTGTCTGATTGCAATCCGatcacccaaaacacattttaatgccaggtgaaAATGGGGtaattttttacactttggtttttgtacttattaaacaaacaaacaagacaaagTAAAGAACTTTAGGAGGTGCTGGTaagtggattttgttacctttggacagaggcAGGCTGGCTGTTTCCCccatttacagtctttaattaataattgcTTTATGCTGAGTGGGTATTAGTTAGATATGAGTGATCCACATTAAATATAGTTTCTTTGTCAATGTCAAACTTCTGTGTTTGACTGAAATAAGTCACATTTTGGTCACAGCTGGCCACCAACTTAAGCTTTTAGCACCGTGGCAATCCCTGGTCTCATGTTACGTTCCATAAAAATTATCCCAGTTAGTTCCATGCAGTGAGATACACAGATTTAAAATTTGGGGAAAAAGAGagcactggtatcagatcggtgctCGGTATCTGCAGATACCCTGAGTCGAGGTATTGGACATGTTAttgggagaaaaaaagtgtgattggTGCATCCCCACTTTATTATGTGAAGTGTTGTACTCACTGTCTGAAAGATGAAGGCCAAAGTTCCACAGACACGCACTGCTTTGCTGAAGCGCATTTCAAGATactatgaaacaaaacaacatgagaAGTGTAGGTCATCAAGAACACGCTCCATAAATATGAACTCATAAAGTACTTCAATAAACCTGCTCTGTTATACCTGATAAGCGCTGGAGAGCCGCAGTCTGTATAACACAGGAATGAAAACATGAGCAGGAATGAGGAGGCCCAGGATGTAGGCACAGCCGATGAACCAGTACTGAGTACCGTGAGCGTAGATTTCTGCAGGTACGCCTATGATCGCCACGGCAGACTGGAATGAGGCGATGAGCGACAGCGAGATAGGAATACAGCTCATGCTCCGGTCCGCCATCAGGAACTCCTGTGTGGTGCGCTGACGGCCACCTGATAGAGCGTGGTACAGCCCGATGCCTATAGAGGCGGCGAGCAACACCGCAAATATGACATAGTCTACAGCCGTAAAGTGCTTCTCGTTGGAC from Sebastes umbrosus isolate fSebUmb1 chromosome 16, fSebUmb1.pri, whole genome shotgun sequence includes:
- the slc5a6b gene encoding solute carrier family 5 member 6, whose product is MDPSNEKHFTAVDYVIFAVLLAASIGIGLYHALSGGRQRTTQEFLMADRSMSCIPISLSLIASFQSAVAIIGVPAEIYAHGTQYWFIGCAYILGLLIPAHVFIPVLYRLRLSSAYQYLEMRFSKAVRVCGTLAFIFQTVVYMGVCIYTPAFALNAVTGFELWGTVLATGLVCTLYTTIGGLKAVIWTDVFQTVVMFAGQLAVIVVGVQRTGGVSEVWRKVQEGNRISALDLNPDPTERHTFWTLAVGGVFLMLSLYGVNQAQVQRYLSARTEKEAVRSCYMVFPSLQLSLALSCVMGLVMFARYCGEDHSEKLGTTSRDAMVIYFVMDMLQGLPGLPGLFVACLFSAALSTISSAFNSLATVTMEDLIKPHFPAMTEARATLLSKALAMSYGLLCLAMAYLTHLMDDSVLLVALKIFGMIGGPILGVFCLGMFFPWANSAGALAGLGTGLSLAFWVGIGSIVTRRSGTRPLPPKCSAVLLSDNTTAAIHTVLSNITLSRPSGLKRFYSLSYMWYSAFSCFTVILIGLIISFLTGPMKEEDVTPGTIYPLLGKLLCFLPEHLKKKLCCVTSLGQTVSAQPRSPQHKEISGSEIRQEDRASQEETDKFLPEAQTPSVECETTV